DNA sequence from the Gemmatimonadales bacterium genome:
ACGTGGAGATTTCCCGGGATCCCGCCTTCGCCCCGGCGAGCCTGGACATCGGAGGTGCCACGATTCGCACCCGCGCAGGGACCCAGTACACGGTGCCGGCAGGCACGCTCCTCTCCGGTGCCACGCCGGCGATCCGGATCTATACCGGCCCGGGTACCAATTCCCCAACCATCCTCTACATGGGCAAGTCCGCGGGAATCTACGACAATCGCCGCGAGTGCATTTCCGTGTTCAACGCAGCGGGCCTGATTCGCAACCAGCTAGCCATGGGAGTCGACGGATGCAGCCCGTAAGCTCGGCATGGCGCCGATTGATTGCTTCGCTGGTCCTGGCGGCGGCCTGCGGTGGTGCTGAGACCGGTGGGCCGACACCGCCTGCGCCTCCACCTCCGCCCCCGCCGACGCCGGTGGCATCGGTCGAGGTTGCGCCGCCGGGCTCTCCTGTGTTGGTGGGCGCTCAGGTGCAGCTGAGTGCCATACCCAGAAGCGCAGCAGGTGCGGCGCTTTCGGGTCGCACGGTCGCCTGGCGATCCGATCATCCGGTCATCGCCTCCGTCGGGAGCACGACCGGCCTCGTGACCGGGCACGTCCCTGGGTCCGCAACGATCGTGGCGACCGCCGAGGGCGTGTCGGGCACGGTGCAAGTGACTGTCGTGGCGGTCGCGGCCCGCGTGGTTCTCGATCGCGACACCGCAGTCGTCCAGCTGGGAGCGACCCTCCAGCTTGCTGCGGAAGTCCAGGATGCGGAGGGTGATGTCATTGCCGGGCGGACCGTGGCGTGGACGACGACGGCGCCGACGGTCGCGACGGTCTCGGCAACCGGGGTGGTGACGGCTGCGCAGACTGGTCAGGCGCGGATCGTTGCGACGGTCGACGCGGTGGCCGATACCGTCCTCGTCGTGGTGGCGCCTGGCCCGCTCGTGCTGACCCTGGGCACCGCGGCGGCAGTGACCCGAACCGTCGGTCCCGCAGGAGATACACTTAGGACGACGGCACCGGACGGAACAGGTTATACCCTGGTGATTCCGCCGGCTGCGTTGGAGCAACCGGTTGCGATCACCATGACTCCGATCACGGCTGCGCAAGGCGTTCCGCTGAGCGGCGGGCTTGCCGGGGGTGTGGATCTCAAGCCCTCGGGAACCAGCTTCCTCTTCCCGGCAACGCTCTCAATCAGTACCTCGCGGACGCCTGGGGCCGGGCAGCAGCTGGTGGGCATTGCCTACTCCGGTACCGGGGATCAGGTCCAGCTGGCAACCGCGGAGGCGAGCGGCGGTGTCATTTCGATCCCGGTGAGCCACTTCAGCGGAGCCGGCGCCGGTTTCGGAACGGCGCAGGACATTGCCACCCTTTACCTGTCGCAGAGGCTGGATGCCACCAATGCCGACTCCTACGTCGCGGGCCTGGTCAACGCCGCCGCCTCGACGCCGCGGGATCCGCTCGCTGAATTGGGCATCTATCTGGCTTGGTTCGATCACGTCGTCCTTCCACGGATGAAGGCGGTGACGACAGATGCGCAGCTTGCAGGTGCCATAGCGGTGTACAACAGCTGGACCATCGCGGGCGACCGAATCGGCTTGAGCCGGTCAGTGCCCCAGGGCGAGAGTCACCCGGACTGGGCATCCCGGCGGGGACAATGGCGCACTGACGCCGCCGGGAAACTCAAGGACGCGATCCGGGGCAACCTGGCCCTCTGCGCTCAGCCTGGTCTGGCCAGCGCCCGGGTCACGGCCCTGGACAATGCGCTCTTCTGGTATCGATTGGCGAGCTGGTCATACAA
Encoded proteins:
- a CDS encoding Ig-like domain-containing protein, with translation MQPVSSAWRRLIASLVLAAACGGAETGGPTPPAPPPPPPPTPVASVEVAPPGSPVLVGAQVQLSAIPRSAAGAALSGRTVAWRSDHPVIASVGSTTGLVTGHVPGSATIVATAEGVSGTVQVTVVAVAARVVLDRDTAVVQLGATLQLAAEVQDAEGDVIAGRTVAWTTTAPTVATVSATGVVTAAQTGQARIVATVDAVADTVLVVVAPGPLVLTLGTAAAVTRTVGPAGDTLRTTAPDGTGYTLVIPPAALEQPVAITMTPITAAQGVPLSGGLAGGVDLKPSGTSFLFPATLSISTSRTPGAGQQLVGIAYSGTGDQVQLATAEASGGVISIPVSHFSGAGAGFGTAQDIATLYLSQRLDATNADSYVAGLVNAAASTPRDPLAELGIYLAWFDHVVLPRMKAVTTDAQLAGAIAVYNSWTIAGDRIGLSRSVPQGESHPDWASRRGQWRTDAAGKLKDAIRGNLALCAQPGLASARVTALDNALFWYRLASWSYNLATAEYGLDLAWLTANLCATVVAEGVTLADPLASGPNPLTLTFKLSFPGGQVTLPANFFVTPTLTSGSGTLPTATAESPPGYYEGTVIPTGAGAAQLTLRACYAGSPRTIFLLLGDPNEVCGVTLVERGGTPEYLVRHHTDVRFSPEPESGPDCSATTSRLAGLTANLSESGACRIYGLDVAGRASLAGSATQMALEAEVSRSSGSQEAHEVTAQAFSTLTDRVVITGPGLAGTQGVIRFRLEVTGSVTTTGPCTPILDMIEARWTIQTRLQPQLQPFGGGSQQAFATVRGLAGPCAGQTTGPVPPVSLVSNEVTFTYGAPIYLFHSLALFTETRRPSPGQVPAASARGQVTFRWLGIQGLPPGATVTSATGIDWNRPAPP